The following coding sequences are from one Mytilus trossulus isolate FHL-02 chromosome 8, PNRI_Mtr1.1.1.hap1, whole genome shotgun sequence window:
- the LOC134728342 gene encoding tubulin delta chain-like, protein MSIITLQLGQCGNQIGGQMFQSLMDDVHMKPINTMVPPNRNEEYINDVLSTFFYQDGRSENQLPRARAVMVDMEPKVIAQTCMDAKKSGKWQYPEKQQLSQQRGSGNNWAHGFCIHGPKAKDQVIEMVQKEAEKCDNLGGFLSLMSLAGGTGSGVGAYITECLRDEFPHAFILNQVVWPYNTGEVIVQNYNAILTLSHLYRTVDAVIVMQNDHLHKICSQLLNIKKISFKDINKVICHKLLSILSPGTLHKYPGFTCSNTIGEIMEHMVPISDYKLLTMKNIPQMPESSIQFSSFQWHGLLKHLRQMLIADAAMEEGIDWQVKVGDETPRGGAKHNQSLANFLMLRGKDVNTADTTAFEDSMLYAPWVPPGGALLKGTQPRVFNQYEKSACLLSNSKSPIVQMDYTVGKAWNMFSSRGYVHQYNKHGLVDEDFVDSFVTLEQVIANYKNL, encoded by the exons ATGTCTATTATAACACTACAGTTAGGACAATGTGGGAACCAGATTGGCGGTCAGATGTTCCAGTCACTTATGGACGATGTTCACATGAAACCTATAAATACTATG GTTCCACCAAATAGAAATGAGGAATACATTAATGATGTGCTATCAACCTTTTTCTACCAAGATGGCCGATCAGAAAATCAGCTACCTAGAGCTAGAGCTGTTATGGTTGATATGGAACCTAAG GTTATTGCCCAGACTTGTATGGATGccaaaaaatcaggaaaatggcagtatCCTGAAAAACAGCAATTGAGTCAACAGCGTGGATCAGGGAACAACTGGGCACATGGTTTCTGTATACATGGACCAAAAGCTAAAGACCAAGTCATTGAAATGGTCCAGAAAGAAGCTGAAAAATGTGATAACCTTGGTGGATTTTTGTCTTTGATGAGCCTGGCAGGAGGCACCGGGTCAGGTGTTGGTGCTTATATCACAGAATGTCTCCGAGATGAGTTTCCTCATGCATTCATTCTTAATCAAGTGGTATGGCCATATAATACAGGGGAGGTAATCGTGCAGAATTACAACGCTATATTGACTTTATCCCATCTCTACAGAACTGTAGATGCTGTCATTGTAATGCAGAATGACCATTTACATAAGATCTGTTCTCAGTTGTTGAATATCAAGAAGATTTCCTTCAAGGACATTAACAAGGTCATTTGCcataaacttttaagtatcTTGTCACCAGGAACATTACATAAATACCCAGGATTCACATGTTCAAACACAATAG GGGAGATAATGGAGCACATGGTTCCTATATCAGATTATAAACTGTTAACAATGAAGAACATCCCACAGATGCCTGAGTCATCTATACAATTCAGTTCATTCCAATGGCATGGGTTACTGAAACATCTCAGACAGATGTTGATAGCTGATGCTGCTATGGAGGAAG gaATTGATTGGCAGGTCAAGGTCGGTGATGAAACTCCAAGAGGTGGAGCCAAACATAACCAATCACTGGCTAACTTTTTAATGCTCCGTGGAAAAGATGTGAACACAGCAGACACCACTGCATTTGAAGATTCAATGTTATATGCTCCTTGGGTTCCACCAGGGGGTGCTTTATTGAAAGGGACACAACCCAGAGTGTTTAATCAGTATGAGAAATCGGCATGTTTATTGTCCAATAGTAAATCACCGATCGTCCAAATGGATTACACAGTGGGAAAAGCTTGGAATATGTTTTCTTCAAGAGGATATGTACATCAATATAATAAACATGGACTTGTAGATGAAGATTTTGTAGATAGTTTTGTAACATTAGAACAAGTTATTGctaattataaaaatttgtaa